The proteins below come from a single Edaphobacter acidisoli genomic window:
- a CDS encoding beta-galactosidase, with translation MRFAAFIAAILICSALIAQPAPTPYITPHAPLLGAAWYPEQWPESRWDADLQLMQDAHLNVVRVGEFAWSTEEPSEGHYNFDWLSRAIALAAKHHIAVVIGTPTDAPPAWLTSKYPDTLGTNADGRLRQHGTRRQFSYSSPHYREFCRQIVTELAKRFGHNPNVIGWQIDNEYTDESFDPATRRQFQQFLKAKYKTLDNLNRHWTTAYWSQTYTAWDQIPMENTGGNPGLLLDHKHFVTATWRSFQQSQIDALRPYVAPTQFITTNIGGLGWSDNWDHYRITQPLNLAAWDEYVGEGHLQVAKEAMMNDFVRGWKRQNFWLMETEPGSVNWAPINNTLDRGETRALAWQAVDHGADAVLYWQWRSALNGQEQYHGAIVGPDGTPLPIYTEIQQLGADFVAASPALAGTTPKSDVALITTYDSRWAIDFQPHTKLYEQQQILLDFYRPLESIAQSVDIVEATTNLAQYKLVVAPSLNVIPQSLADNLLTYVRAGGRLILGPRSGMKDQYNALNTQRQPGPLAAALGGRVEQFYALESPIPVGNGTASIWAEQLTVTNPATKVDLRYGKSNGWLDNQPAMITRSVGKGSITYLGTIPDPALMQSIMQSATASANIQPAFGPIPTGVEVCRRVAPDHTVYILINHGKATQQISLPSTMHEVFTNKDAATITLAPQGVAVLTTKAK, from the coding sequence TTGCGCTTCGCCGCTTTCATCGCTGCCATTCTGATTTGTTCTGCATTGATCGCTCAGCCCGCGCCAACTCCATACATCACGCCGCATGCCCCACTGCTCGGCGCCGCCTGGTATCCCGAGCAATGGCCCGAGTCCCGCTGGGACGCCGATCTCCAGCTCATGCAGGATGCACACCTGAACGTCGTCCGCGTTGGTGAGTTCGCCTGGTCCACCGAAGAGCCATCTGAGGGTCACTACAACTTCGACTGGCTCTCACGCGCCATCGCACTCGCCGCCAAACACCACATCGCCGTCGTCATCGGCACTCCCACCGATGCGCCACCCGCATGGCTCACCTCGAAGTATCCCGACACGCTCGGCACCAACGCCGACGGCCGCCTTCGCCAACACGGCACCCGCCGCCAGTTCTCCTACTCCAGCCCGCACTACCGTGAATTCTGCCGGCAAATCGTCACCGAACTCGCCAAACGCTTCGGCCACAATCCCAACGTCATCGGCTGGCAGATCGACAACGAGTACACCGACGAGTCCTTCGACCCCGCCACACGCCGCCAGTTCCAACAATTCCTCAAAGCCAAGTACAAAACCCTCGACAACCTCAACCGCCACTGGACGACAGCGTATTGGTCACAAACCTACACCGCATGGGACCAGATCCCGATGGAGAACACCGGCGGCAACCCTGGCCTCCTGCTCGATCACAAGCACTTCGTCACCGCCACCTGGCGCAGCTTCCAGCAGAGCCAGATCGACGCACTCCGCCCCTACGTCGCGCCCACGCAGTTCATCACCACCAACATCGGCGGCCTCGGCTGGAGCGACAATTGGGACCACTACCGCATCACACAACCCCTCAACCTAGCCGCCTGGGACGAGTACGTCGGCGAAGGCCACCTGCAAGTCGCAAAAGAAGCCATGATGAACGACTTCGTGCGCGGCTGGAAACGCCAGAACTTCTGGCTCATGGAGACCGAGCCTGGCTCCGTCAACTGGGCGCCCATCAACAACACTCTCGACCGCGGCGAAACCCGCGCGCTCGCCTGGCAAGCCGTAGACCACGGCGCCGACGCCGTCCTCTACTGGCAATGGCGCAGCGCGCTCAACGGGCAGGAACAATATCACGGAGCCATCGTCGGCCCCGACGGCACACCACTCCCCATCTACACCGAAATCCAGCAACTCGGCGCAGACTTCGTTGCAGCCAGCCCAGCGCTCGCTGGCACAACACCCAAATCCGACGTCGCGCTCATCACCACCTACGACAGCCGATGGGCCATCGACTTCCAACCCCACACCAAGCTCTACGAGCAGCAGCAAATCCTGCTCGACTTCTACCGTCCGCTCGAATCCATCGCGCAGTCGGTTGATATCGTCGAAGCCACCACAAATCTCGCCCAGTACAAACTGGTCGTCGCACCCAGCCTCAACGTCATCCCGCAATCACTCGCCGACAATCTCCTCACTTACGTCCGCGCTGGCGGCCGCCTCATCCTCGGCCCGCGCTCCGGCATGAAGGACCAATACAACGCGCTCAACACCCAGCGCCAACCCGGCCCACTCGCCGCCGCACTCGGAGGCCGCGTCGAACAGTTCTACGCGCTCGAATCGCCCATCCCTGTGGGCAACGGCACAGCGAGCATCTGGGCCGAGCAACTCACCGTCACCAACCCTGCCACAAAAGTTGATCTCCGCTATGGCAAATCCAATGGCTGGCTCGACAACCAACCCGCCATGATTACGCGCAGCGTAGGGAAGGGAAGCATCACCTACCTCGGCACCATCCCCGATCCCGCGCTGATGCAATCCATCATGCAATCCGCAACAGCCAGCGCAAACATCCAGCCAGCCTTTGGCCCAATCCCAACAGGAGTAGAAGTCTGCCGCCGCGTCGCGCCCGATCACACCGTCTACATCCTCATCAACCACGGCAAAGCCACGCAGCAAATCAGCCTGCCCAGCACCATGCACGAAGTCTTCACCAATAAAGACGCAGCCACCATCACCCTCGCGCCGCAAGGCGTAGCCGTCCTCACCACCAAGGCAAAATGA
- a CDS encoding family 78 glycoside hydrolase catalytic domain: MRLMRAWVAVCVLAGCGVAQAQSHLMVATGLECDAQARPMSVEDVPQLEWKLAARGSLHGAGQSAYRVLVASSAGDIGKDHGDVWDSGRVKSDATFGVAYHGKELVPEATYFWKVMVWDERGIAAGWSEAASWTMAPTVWTAKWIGEAGTTNETAEMPVFRHEFVVKKRLVRAVLDVSALGQGEVHLNGVKVGDAEVAPAWTDYRKTVRYDAYDVTRMLRVGRNAVGVMVGNGMFNVVKTPGRYTKLVNSFGRPMVLVQMRLEYADGTSEVVATDGSWMAAPGPITFSSTYGGEDYDATKAIAGWDRVGGRSDAWSAVEVVDGPGGKLRAEVAPPLRVMRVYEPVKKTVVSSGVTVYDLGQNFAGWPEVRVKGAKGAVLKLTPGELLNADGTVSQRSSGAGRRGSQWFSYTVGATGDVEAWHPRFSYYGFRYVQVEWTSGKGEVGSLRGDAVHSSSAVTGEFASSNAMLDSIHKLIVEAMHNNEVSLFTDCPHREKLGWLEETHLVAPGLLFNNDLRGLYRATEENIADEQKSDGMVPTIAPEYTVFAKQGYGVFDDSPEWGSAEVLGGWTAYRAYGDVGELAREYPVMQRYVDYLKSKAQDGIVAYGLGDWYDIGPGEPGMEKNTTMGVTGTLMLYQDAKVMEKAAGVLGKADDVRRYAALAAQTADAFNTRFFHADTAQYDRGSQTANAMPLDLGIVPDDKRAEVLAHIVADIHTHDDHVTTGEVGYPYMLRALMDAGENDLLLAMMMRKDPPSYGSQLAAGATALTEAWDANPHSSQDHFMLGGAEEWFDRGLGGIDFDMSRARDERITIRPRVVDGMDWVRTSYDSRLGMVKSAWRRAGGALTIDVSVPVNASATVWVPVRAGETAVSQSGAMKLRDERGATVYRVDSGAWHFVVKHH; encoded by the coding sequence ATGCGCTTGATGCGGGCCTGGGTTGCGGTGTGTGTGTTGGCAGGGTGTGGTGTTGCGCAGGCGCAGAGTCATCTGATGGTGGCGACGGGACTGGAGTGCGATGCGCAGGCGCGGCCGATGTCGGTGGAGGATGTGCCTCAACTTGAGTGGAAGCTGGCTGCTCGCGGCTCGTTGCACGGTGCGGGACAGAGCGCCTATCGGGTGCTGGTGGCTTCGTCAGCGGGTGACATTGGGAAGGACCACGGCGATGTGTGGGACAGTGGGCGTGTGAAGTCGGATGCGACGTTTGGTGTCGCGTATCACGGCAAGGAGTTGGTTCCTGAGGCTACTTATTTTTGGAAGGTGATGGTTTGGGATGAGCGCGGTATTGCTGCCGGGTGGAGCGAGGCTGCGAGTTGGACTATGGCTCCCACGGTTTGGACCGCGAAGTGGATTGGTGAAGCGGGCACGACGAACGAGACGGCGGAGATGCCGGTGTTTCGGCATGAGTTTGTGGTGAAGAAGCGTCTGGTGCGGGCGGTGCTGGATGTGTCGGCGCTGGGACAGGGCGAGGTGCACCTGAACGGCGTGAAGGTGGGCGATGCGGAGGTTGCTCCGGCGTGGACGGATTATCGCAAGACGGTTCGATATGACGCTTATGACGTGACGCGGATGCTGCGTGTGGGGCGGAACGCTGTGGGCGTGATGGTGGGCAACGGGATGTTCAATGTGGTGAAGACTCCGGGGCGATATACGAAGCTGGTGAACAGCTTCGGGCGGCCGATGGTGCTGGTGCAGATGCGTCTCGAATATGCGGATGGGACTTCGGAGGTTGTAGCGACGGATGGCTCTTGGATGGCTGCGCCGGGGCCGATTACGTTTTCTTCGACGTATGGCGGCGAGGACTACGATGCGACGAAGGCGATTGCTGGTTGGGATCGCGTTGGTGGTCGCAGTGATGCGTGGTCTGCAGTTGAAGTGGTTGATGGGCCTGGCGGCAAACTACGTGCTGAGGTTGCGCCTCCGCTGCGCGTGATGCGTGTGTATGAGCCGGTGAAGAAGACGGTGGTGAGTTCCGGTGTGACGGTGTATGACCTGGGACAGAACTTTGCTGGGTGGCCTGAGGTGCGCGTGAAGGGGGCGAAGGGGGCGGTGTTGAAGCTGACTCCGGGTGAGCTGTTGAATGCGGATGGCACGGTGTCACAGCGAAGCTCAGGCGCAGGGCGGCGCGGATCGCAGTGGTTTAGCTATACGGTGGGCGCGACGGGTGATGTGGAGGCGTGGCATCCGCGGTTCAGCTACTACGGGTTTCGTTATGTGCAGGTGGAGTGGACTTCCGGCAAGGGTGAGGTGGGTTCACTGCGCGGGGATGCGGTGCATTCTTCTTCGGCGGTGACGGGCGAGTTTGCCAGCTCGAACGCGATGCTGGATTCGATACACAAGCTGATTGTGGAGGCGATGCACAACAACGAGGTGAGCTTGTTTACGGATTGTCCGCATCGGGAAAAGCTTGGATGGCTGGAGGAGACTCATCTGGTTGCGCCAGGGTTGCTCTTCAACAACGATCTGCGTGGGTTGTATCGGGCGACGGAGGAAAACATTGCTGATGAGCAGAAGAGTGATGGCATGGTTCCGACGATTGCTCCTGAGTACACGGTGTTTGCGAAGCAGGGATATGGAGTGTTTGATGATTCGCCGGAGTGGGGTTCAGCGGAGGTGTTGGGTGGATGGACTGCATATCGCGCGTATGGTGATGTTGGGGAGTTGGCGCGGGAGTATCCGGTGATGCAGCGGTATGTCGATTATTTGAAGAGCAAGGCGCAGGATGGCATCGTCGCGTATGGGCTGGGCGACTGGTATGACATTGGGCCGGGCGAGCCGGGGATGGAAAAGAACACGACGATGGGTGTGACCGGGACGCTGATGCTATATCAGGATGCGAAGGTGATGGAGAAGGCCGCTGGCGTCTTGGGCAAGGCTGACGATGTGCGCAGGTATGCGGCGTTGGCTGCTCAGACTGCGGATGCTTTCAACACGCGGTTCTTTCATGCGGATACGGCGCAGTATGACCGGGGGAGCCAGACGGCGAATGCGATGCCTTTGGATCTGGGTATCGTTCCTGACGACAAGCGGGCGGAGGTGCTGGCGCATATCGTCGCGGACATTCACACGCATGACGATCATGTGACGACGGGTGAGGTCGGGTATCCGTATATGCTGCGCGCGCTGATGGATGCTGGCGAGAATGATCTTCTGCTGGCGATGATGATGCGCAAAGATCCGCCGAGCTATGGGTCGCAACTGGCCGCGGGTGCGACGGCGTTGACGGAGGCGTGGGATGCGAATCCGCATAGCTCGCAGGACCACTTTATGCTGGGCGGCGCGGAGGAGTGGTTCGATCGCGGACTGGGTGGGATTGATTTCGATATGTCACGCGCGAGGGATGAGAGGATTACGATTCGTCCGCGTGTGGTGGATGGAATGGACTGGGTACGGACGAGCTATGACTCACGTCTGGGGATGGTGAAGAGTGCCTGGCGACGCGCGGGTGGCGCGCTAACGATTGATGTCAGCGTGCCGGTAAATGCTTCGGCTACGGTGTGGGTTCCGGTACGGGCCGGTGAGACTGCCGTCTCGCAGAGTGGTGCAATGAAGCTGCGCGATGAACGTGGAGCTACGGTATATCGTGTCGATTCGGGGGCTTGGCATTTTGTGGTGAAACATCACTGA
- a CDS encoding alpha-L-fucosidase, producing the protein MNQKFLIITFAAVATLVSQAQTFQHSDLSANVAHQVAKVRAANSDSTHRNLYRPDWNSLAQYRTPDWFRDAKFGIFIHWGVYSVPAFGNEWYSRNMYVPGNAAFQHQVATYGSQTKFGYKDFIPMFRAQHFDPNAWLDLFTQAGAKYIVPVAEHCDGFPMYNSSMTTWDAARMGPHRDIIAELEAATRAHGLYFGVSSHRAEHWWWYGTGRTFPSDVEDPANAGLYGPAEPMSLPTPDGKPAAKEPDPSHLERWLPPNRAFLDDWLARSTELVDKYHPDFFYFDWWIGQPAFKPYLQQFAAYYYNQSAHRGQHPVLTYKEEAMPANTATLDIERGKLDTLRLLPWQTDTSISIHSWGYVEHDQYRTAKSLIQQLVDTVSKNGNLLLNVGPKSDGTIPEEARTVLLEIGAWLRTNGEAIYSTRPFIVFGEGPTKAGTNSAEKNHDIQTYTAEDIRYTVPKDPSSHILYATALDWPEDHHLLLHILYKGNPYLPKPVCSVELLGAPGTLTFEQLPYGLSVTLPATPPNPDAYVLRIQTCSTR; encoded by the coding sequence GTGAATCAAAAGTTTCTCATCATCACGTTCGCCGCCGTCGCCACGCTCGTCTCGCAAGCACAAACCTTCCAGCACTCCGACCTCTCGGCAAACGTAGCCCATCAGGTAGCCAAAGTCCGCGCGGCCAACAGCGATTCCACACATCGCAATCTCTACAGGCCGGACTGGAACTCTCTCGCCCAGTACCGCACGCCGGACTGGTTCCGCGACGCGAAGTTCGGCATCTTCATCCATTGGGGCGTCTACTCCGTTCCGGCATTCGGAAACGAGTGGTACTCGCGCAACATGTACGTCCCCGGCAATGCCGCCTTCCAGCACCAGGTCGCCACCTACGGCTCGCAGACAAAGTTCGGCTACAAAGACTTCATCCCCATGTTCCGCGCGCAGCACTTCGACCCCAACGCCTGGCTCGATCTCTTCACGCAGGCCGGCGCAAAGTACATCGTCCCGGTAGCCGAACACTGCGACGGCTTCCCCATGTACAACTCCTCGATGACCACCTGGGACGCGGCCCGCATGGGCCCACACCGCGACATCATCGCCGAGTTGGAAGCAGCAACCCGCGCCCACGGCCTCTACTTTGGCGTCTCCTCACACCGCGCCGAACACTGGTGGTGGTACGGCACCGGCCGCACCTTCCCGTCCGATGTCGAGGACCCAGCCAACGCCGGCCTCTACGGCCCCGCCGAACCTATGTCGCTCCCCACGCCCGACGGCAAGCCCGCAGCCAAAGAGCCCGACCCCTCACACCTCGAGCGCTGGCTCCCACCCAACCGCGCCTTCCTCGACGACTGGCTCGCCCGCAGCACCGAGCTCGTCGACAAGTACCACCCCGACTTCTTCTACTTCGACTGGTGGATCGGTCAGCCCGCCTTCAAACCCTACCTCCAGCAATTCGCTGCCTACTATTACAACCAGTCCGCGCACCGCGGCCAGCACCCCGTCCTCACCTACAAAGAAGAAGCCATGCCCGCCAACACCGCCACGCTCGACATCGAGCGCGGCAAGCTCGACACCCTCCGCCTGCTCCCCTGGCAAACCGACACCTCCATCAGCATCCACTCCTGGGGCTACGTCGAGCACGACCAGTACCGCACCGCAAAATCCCTCATCCAGCAACTCGTCGACACGGTCAGCAAAAACGGCAATCTCCTCCTCAACGTAGGCCCAAAATCAGACGGCACCATCCCCGAAGAAGCCCGCACCGTATTGCTCGAAATCGGTGCCTGGCTCCGCACCAACGGCGAAGCCATCTACAGCACGCGCCCCTTCATCGTCTTCGGCGAAGGCCCCACCAAGGCCGGCACGAATTCAGCCGAGAAGAATCACGACATCCAGACCTACACCGCCGAGGACATCCGTTACACCGTCCCGAAAGATCCGAGCAGCCACATTCTCTACGCCACCGCGCTCGACTGGCCGGAAGATCATCATCTCCTCCTGCACATCCTTTACAAAGGAAACCCCTATCTCCCCAAGCCAGTCTGTAGCGTCGAACTCCTCGGCGCACCCGGCACGCTTACATTCGAGCAACTCCCCTACGGCCTCTCCGTCACCCTCCCCGCAACGCCACCCAACCCTGACGCCTACGTTCTCCGCATCCAAACCTGCTCCACTCGATGA